The following proteins are encoded in a genomic region of Spirochaetaceae bacterium:
- a CDS encoding type II toxin-antitoxin system RelB/DinJ family antitoxin, which produces MAANKLVQARIDGAVKEQAAAVLAAMGLTVSDAVRLLLTRVAQEKALPFAPLIPNAVTIEAMKEARKGDLPQFDSVQDLVNDLHAQD; this is translated from the coding sequence ATGGCTGCAAACAAGCTGGTCCAGGCCCGCATCGACGGGGCCGTGAAAGAACAAGCGGCCGCCGTGCTGGCCGCAATGGGCCTGACCGTGTCCGATGCCGTGCGGCTATTGCTGACCCGGGTTGCGCAGGAAAAGGCCCTGCCGTTCGCGCCGCTGATCCCAAACGCGGTCACCATCGAGGCGATGAAGGAAGCCCGCAAGGGCGACCTCCCACAGTTCGACAGCGTACAGGACCTTGTGAACGATCTGCATGCGCAAGATTGA
- a CDS encoding ABC transporter substrate-binding protein produces MTHVLFGKCLAVLSVLVLAATGLWAAGEEEGSTAAAAEKKYVTDPTTGKVVVAPEYGGTITAWWATGRTQVAIDPYYGWPSATDGVSEGLGMVNWGVDRDVWDLKTMHTPDQHLTGMLAESWEISPDGLTYTFHIRPGVRWHDKAPMNGRQLTAGDVEYNFHRILGMGDFAEAGPTAHGGASNLKTIPWESITATDDATVVMKLTEPRLSALRFILVDGIGFIMPPEVIEQHGDVQDWRNLVGTGPFMLTDLVEESSGTFTRNPDYWGYDEKYPENRLPYVDELRYVVIPDEAAAYAALRSRTIDWKRWDTSLDAAESMRKTNPEIAVHEVFFRSVASFAPNHREPPFNDVNVLRAMQMALDNETIARTLWKGVADPTPQGLIGVQGFYHPFEEWDEEVKQYYRYDPERAEKLLDEAGYPRGADGTRFTTTLNYGAWADLDYSHIAAAYWAEIGINVEIDELSYAEYHERLFARSGKGMYSQIARNNFDPYLAVSWYHSREQWNRGGSQWPELDAMVEAALAAGTPEEARRLIAEADEYAMSRHWLIWGPMSPIHWYVQPWITGYNGELDSGMGWGKEETMFARLWIDSALKTEMGF; encoded by the coding sequence ATGACACACGTTCTGTTCGGAAAGTGCCTTGCGGTACTGTCCGTGCTGGTCCTGGCCGCTACCGGCCTCTGGGCCGCCGGCGAAGAGGAGGGTTCGACCGCCGCCGCGGCCGAGAAGAAGTACGTGACCGATCCCACCACCGGCAAGGTGGTGGTGGCGCCGGAGTATGGCGGGACCATAACCGCGTGGTGGGCCACCGGTCGTACTCAGGTTGCCATTGACCCCTATTATGGCTGGCCGAGCGCTACCGATGGGGTCTCAGAGGGTCTCGGAATGGTGAACTGGGGGGTAGATCGAGACGTATGGGACCTGAAAACCATGCACACGCCGGACCAGCACTTGACTGGGATGCTGGCGGAGAGTTGGGAAATTTCCCCGGACGGCCTCACCTATACCTTCCACATCCGCCCGGGCGTTCGCTGGCATGACAAGGCACCGATGAACGGTCGGCAGCTCACCGCCGGCGACGTCGAATACAACTTCCACCGCATCCTGGGCATGGGCGACTTCGCCGAGGCCGGACCGACCGCCCATGGCGGCGCCAGCAACCTCAAGACCATCCCATGGGAATCGATAACGGCCACCGACGATGCGACGGTGGTGATGAAGCTGACCGAGCCACGCCTCAGCGCGTTGCGGTTCATACTCGTCGACGGGATCGGGTTCATCATGCCGCCCGAGGTGATCGAGCAGCACGGCGACGTTCAGGACTGGCGCAACCTGGTCGGCACCGGGCCGTTCATGTTGACGGACCTGGTCGAGGAGAGCTCCGGAACATTCACCAGGAATCCTGATTACTGGGGCTATGACGAAAAGTACCCGGAGAACCGCCTGCCCTATGTTGACGAGCTCAGGTACGTGGTTATTCCGGACGAAGCAGCCGCCTACGCAGCGCTGCGCTCACGCACGATCGACTGGAAGAGGTGGGATACCTCTCTGGACGCGGCCGAAAGCATGCGCAAGACCAACCCCGAGATCGCGGTGCACGAAGTTTTCTTCCGGTCGGTCGCGTCTTTTGCACCCAACCATCGCGAGCCACCCTTCAACGACGTCAACGTGCTGCGCGCGATGCAGATGGCGCTGGACAACGAGACCATCGCCCGTACGCTCTGGAAGGGTGTCGCAGACCCGACACCTCAGGGGCTGATAGGGGTGCAGGGCTTCTACCACCCCTTCGAGGAGTGGGACGAAGAGGTCAAGCAATACTACCGGTACGACCCGGAACGGGCCGAGAAACTGCTCGACGAGGCCGGATATCCGCGCGGCGCCGACGGCACCAGGTTCACGACCACGCTGAACTACGGGGCGTGGGCAGACCTGGACTATTCGCACATAGCCGCCGCGTACTGGGCGGAGATTGGCATCAATGTCGAGATCGATGAGCTGTCCTATGCCGAGTACCACGAGCGGCTCTTCGCGCGTAGCGGGAAAGGCATGTACAGCCAGATCGCGAGAAACAACTTCGATCCTTACCTAGCGGTAAGCTGGTATCACTCACGTGAGCAGTGGAACCGCGGCGGGTCCCAGTGGCCCGAGCTGGACGCCATGGTCGAAGCCGCCCTGGCAGCCGGCACGCCCGAGGAGGCGCGGAGGCTGATTGCCGAGGCGGACGAGTACGCGATGTCGCGGCACTGGCTGATATGGGGCCCCATGTCCCCTATACACTGGTACGTCCAGCCGTGGATCACCGGCTACAACGGTGAGCTCGACAGCGGCATGGGGTGGGGGAAAGAAGAAACAATGTTCGCCCGCCTCTGGATCGATAGTGCGCTGAAGACAGAGATGGGCTTTTAG